In one Acomys russatus chromosome 15, mAcoRus1.1, whole genome shotgun sequence genomic region, the following are encoded:
- the Polr3gl gene encoding DNA-directed RNA polymerase III subunit RPC7-like isoform X2, with protein MASRGGGRGRGRGQLTFNMEAVGIGKGDALPPPTLQPSPLFPPLEFHPVPLPTGEEGEYVLALKQELRGAMRQLPYFIRPAVPKRDVERYSDKYQMSGPIDNAIDWNPDWRRLPRELRIRVRKLQKERTTIVLPKGLPKTTEDKEETIQKLETLEKKEEEVTSEEDEEKEEEEEKEEGEEEEYDEEEHEEETDYIMSYFDNGEDFGGDSDDNMDEAIY; from the exons ATGGCCAGCCGGGGTGGGGGCCGGGGTCGTGGCCGAGGCCAGTTGACCTTCAACATGGAGGCTGTGGGCATTGGGAAGGGTGACGCTTTGCCCCCGCCCACTCTCCAGCCTTCTCCACTCTTCCCT CCCTTGGAGTTCCACCCGGTGCCACTGCCCACGGGAGAGGAAGGGGAGTATGTTCTGGCCCTGAAGCAAGAGCTGCGTGGGGCCATGAGGCAGCTCCCCTACTTCATCCGGCCAGCTGTCCCCAAGAGAG ATGTGGAACGTTACTCCGACAAGTATCAGATGTCCGGGCCGATTGACAATGCCATCGACTGGAACCCTG ATTGGCGGCGGCTACCCAGGGAGCTCAGGATTCGAGTGCGCAAACTACAGAAGGAGA GGACCACCATTGTCCTCCCCAAGGGGCTCCCCAAGACCacagaagacaaagaggaaacaATCCAGAAACTGGAG ACtctggagaagaaggaggaggaagtgacctcagaggaagatgaagagaaagaagaagaagaagaaaaggaagagggggaagaagaggagtaTGATGAAGAAGAGCATGAAGAG GAAACTGATTACATCATGTCATATTTTGACAATGGTGAGGACTTTGGAGGTGACAGCGATGACAATATGGATGAGGCCATATACTGA
- the Polr3gl gene encoding DNA-directed RNA polymerase III subunit RPC7-like isoform X1, with protein sequence MASRGGGRGRGRGQLTFNMEAVGIGKGDALPPPTLQPSPLFPPLEFHPVPLPTGEEGEYVLALKQELRGAMRQLPYFIRPAVPKRDVERYSDKYQMSGPIDNAIDWNPGTTIVLPKGLPKTTEDKEETIQKLETLEKKEEEVTSEEDEEKEEEEEKEEGEEEEYDEEEHEEETDYIMSYFDNGEDFGGDSDDNMDEAIY encoded by the exons ATGGCCAGCCGGGGTGGGGGCCGGGGTCGTGGCCGAGGCCAGTTGACCTTCAACATGGAGGCTGTGGGCATTGGGAAGGGTGACGCTTTGCCCCCGCCCACTCTCCAGCCTTCTCCACTCTTCCCT CCCTTGGAGTTCCACCCGGTGCCACTGCCCACGGGAGAGGAAGGGGAGTATGTTCTGGCCCTGAAGCAAGAGCTGCGTGGGGCCATGAGGCAGCTCCCCTACTTCATCCGGCCAGCTGTCCCCAAGAGAG ATGTGGAACGTTACTCCGACAAGTATCAGATGTCCGGGCCGATTGACAATGCCATCGACTGGAACCCTG GGACCACCATTGTCCTCCCCAAGGGGCTCCCCAAGACCacagaagacaaagaggaaacaATCCAGAAACTGGAG ACtctggagaagaaggaggaggaagtgacctcagaggaagatgaagagaaagaagaagaagaagaaaaggaagagggggaagaagaggagtaTGATGAAGAAGAGCATGAAGAG GAAACTGATTACATCATGTCATATTTTGACAATGGTGAGGACTTTGGAGGTGACAGCGATGACAATATGGATGAGGCCATATACTGA